In Ktedonobacteraceae bacterium, one genomic interval encodes:
- the argH gene encoding argininosuccinate lyase, with the protein MTKLWQKGYTVNERVERFEAAQNSILDTRLIRHDIWGSLAHAAMLAKIGLLTQEEHRKVSDALRGILELEAAGEFTIPLADEDVHTRIENYLVEVAGEVGKKIHLARSRNDQVLVDLRLYGKEQLHTVAADLCDLCMALLEFAGTHANTPMPGYTHMQRAMLSSVGLWVASFAEALLDDERLLSAAYMLNDQSPLGSAAGYGVPIPIDRQYCADLLGFSRVQNNVIYVQNSRGKIEGAIVQALAQILLDLSKLAQDILLFTTTEYGFFQIPQELSSGSSIMPQKRNVGVMELVRARAQTMLALQQQIMAIGNGLPSGYNMDYQETKRPFMEALDIASECLQICALVISSLHVNTDRLAAACSYELFATDRAYELALEGKLPFRDAYRIVGTEITALLDSGQPLPVESQEQLVQRLAARIHLGGSGNLGLAQVHSQLEKVKETWQQRTETFNVAIQRLIGNA; encoded by the coding sequence GTGACCAAACTCTGGCAAAAAGGCTACACAGTCAACGAGCGGGTGGAACGCTTCGAGGCCGCGCAAAACAGCATCCTCGACACGCGCCTGATCCGCCACGACATATGGGGATCGCTCGCGCACGCCGCCATGCTCGCGAAAATCGGCCTGCTTACGCAGGAGGAGCACCGGAAAGTGAGCGATGCCCTGCGTGGCATCCTGGAACTCGAGGCGGCAGGCGAGTTCACTATCCCACTTGCCGACGAGGATGTACACACGCGCATCGAAAATTACCTGGTCGAGGTAGCCGGTGAGGTCGGGAAGAAGATTCACCTGGCCCGCTCGCGCAATGACCAGGTGCTGGTAGACTTGCGTCTCTATGGCAAGGAGCAGCTGCATACAGTCGCCGCCGACCTGTGCGATCTCTGTATGGCATTATTGGAGTTCGCGGGTACGCATGCCAACACACCCATGCCCGGTTATACACATATGCAGCGCGCCATGCTTTCATCGGTTGGTTTATGGGTCGCTAGCTTCGCAGAGGCACTGCTGGATGATGAGCGATTGCTCTCGGCGGCCTACATGCTCAACGACCAGTCGCCGCTCGGTTCCGCTGCCGGGTACGGCGTCCCCATTCCCATTGACCGGCAATACTGTGCCGACCTGCTCGGCTTCTCGCGTGTGCAGAACAATGTGATCTACGTACAGAACAGCCGTGGCAAAATAGAGGGCGCTATCGTGCAGGCGCTGGCGCAGATTCTACTCGATCTGAGCAAGCTCGCACAGGATATCCTGCTCTTCACAACGACCGAATACGGCTTCTTCCAGATACCGCAAGAACTGAGTTCGGGCAGCAGTATCATGCCGCAGAAGCGCAACGTAGGCGTGATGGAACTGGTGCGGGCGCGCGCGCAAACGATGCTGGCACTGCAACAACAAATCATGGCTATAGGGAATGGCCTGCCATCCGGCTACAACATGGACTACCAGGAGACGAAGCGCCCCTTTATGGAAGCGCTGGATATAGCCTCGGAGTGCCTTCAGATATGCGCGCTTGTGATCAGTTCGCTGCACGTGAACACTGATCGCCTGGCAGCGGCCTGTAGCTACGAACTCTTCGCCACCGACCGCGCCTACGAACTCGCGCTCGAAGGCAAGCTGCCTTTCCGCGACGCCTACCGCATCGTCGGCACAGAAATAACCGCGCTCCTCGATAGCGGCCAGCCCCTGCCGGTAGAGAGTCAGGAACAGCTTGTTCAGCGCCTGGCCGCCCGCATCCACCTGGGAGGCAGCGGAAACCTGGGACTGGCGCAGGTTCACAGCCAGCTCGAAAAGGTCAAAGAAACCTGGCAGCAACGAACAGAAACGTTTAATGTCGCCATACAAAGACTGATTGGAAATGCATAA
- a CDS encoding alpha-ketoglutarate-dependent dioxygenase AlkB encodes MYGVVKTLDIDQQKQLLQDCSSLISAAPLYSNYAPRRGIGRRDCSGNCESCFAGGNVIQATYKNTNFGRWGYYAPPCGSRYVEKHPTTGEPFPPIPASILAVCKEVADAYGFEYEAQSAYLSYYPPGASIGRHQDYEEKINRPVISISFGEDGIFEFGGLERFGPYEEIVLHSGDVFIFGGEHRYCYHSVKKIIPDTRPAELGLDPVRISITIRQYE; translated from the coding sequence ATGTACGGGGTAGTCAAAACACTGGATATCGACCAACAAAAACAGCTTCTGCAGGATTGTAGCAGCCTCATCAGCGCCGCGCCTCTCTACAGCAACTACGCGCCTCGCAGAGGCATAGGCAGGCGTGACTGTAGTGGCAACTGTGAAAGCTGTTTCGCAGGGGGAAACGTCATACAGGCCACCTACAAAAACACCAACTTTGGGCGCTGGGGATATTATGCACCCCCTTGCGGTTCCAGGTACGTTGAGAAGCATCCCACAACAGGAGAGCCATTTCCGCCCATCCCTGCAAGCATTCTCGCTGTTTGCAAAGAAGTTGCAGATGCCTACGGATTTGAGTATGAGGCACAGTCGGCCTACCTGTCTTACTACCCCCCTGGCGCATCCATTGGACGCCACCAGGACTATGAAGAGAAAATCAACCGGCCTGTCATCTCTATTAGCTTTGGCGAAGACGGCATCTTCGAATTTGGCGGCCTTGAGCGTTTCGGGCCGTATGAGGAAATCGTGCTTCATTCCGGTGACGTATTCATCTTTGGCGGAGAGCATCGCTACTGCTATCACAGCGTCAAGAAAATCATTCCAGATACCAGGCCTGCTGAGCTTGGCCTCGACCCCGTCAGGATCAGTATCACCATCAGGCAATATGAATAA
- a CDS encoding PAS domain-containing sensor histidine kinase — protein MSTSDQPIVGISVERREETPAPIDVILRDMQELTEGIVETVRHSLVVLDGEMRIIKANNYFYETFKVFPRETEGLFIYELGNGQWNIPRLKELLERILPANNPFDNFEVEHDFPHIGRRIMLLNAREIHLRGTRLKRILLAIEDITEQRENERRKDDFIVMASHELRTPVTSIKGFTQILQHRLQKQGDQSSLHFLIKIDSQLTRLMRLIKDMLDLSRIQTGTFPLEEQTFDLYELLHETIQAIQGSLTQHTILLDAPRHLPIYGDRGRLEQVFVNLLTNAAKFSPGADRILVHILQDGDSAIVSVQDFGIGIAEAHQERIFERFYQVSDTTQKPFSGLGIGLYLANEIVKRHNGHMAVQSRPDQGATFFVILPLAREKEHL, from the coding sequence ATGTCAACTTCAGACCAGCCGATTGTTGGTATCTCTGTTGAGAGGAGAGAAGAAACACCTGCACCAATAGATGTCATACTGCGTGATATGCAGGAATTGACCGAGGGAATTGTTGAAACCGTCCGGCACTCGTTGGTCGTGCTGGATGGCGAGATGCGCATTATCAAGGCGAATAACTACTTCTATGAAACCTTCAAAGTCTTTCCGCGCGAAACCGAAGGCTTATTCATCTACGAACTTGGCAATGGTCAATGGAATATACCTCGCTTGAAAGAACTGCTCGAACGCATCTTGCCCGCTAATAACCCATTTGATAATTTCGAGGTCGAGCATGATTTCCCGCATATCGGCAGGAGAATCATGCTGCTCAATGCCCGCGAGATTCACTTGCGCGGCACCAGGCTGAAGCGAATCCTGCTCGCCATTGAAGATATCACCGAGCAGCGCGAAAACGAGCGCCGCAAAGATGACTTCATCGTCATGGCCAGCCACGAACTCCGCACACCCGTCACCAGCATTAAAGGCTTCACCCAGATTTTGCAGCATCGCCTGCAAAAACAGGGCGACCAGTCGTCGCTGCACTTTCTCATCAAAATTGATAGCCAGCTCACCAGGCTCATGCGCTTGATCAAAGACATGCTGGATCTTTCTCGTATACAAACAGGCACGTTTCCACTAGAAGAACAGACATTTGATCTGTATGAACTGCTTCATGAAACCATCCAGGCTATTCAAGGTAGTTTAACGCAGCATACCATCCTGCTTGATGCCCCCCGGCACTTACCCATCTATGGTGACCGCGGCCGCCTTGAACAGGTCTTCGTCAACCTGCTCACCAACGCCGCCAAATTTTCGCCTGGTGCCGACCGCATTCTCGTTCATATCCTGCAGGACGGGGATTCCGCCATCGTCAGTGTCCAGGATTTTGGCATCGGCATCGCCGAAGCGCACCAGGAAAGAATCTTCGAGCGCTTTTACCAGGTCAGCGACACCACACAGAAACCATTCTCCGGCCTCGGCATTGGCCTCTATCTTGCCAATGAAATCGTCAAACGTCATAATGGGCATATGGCCGTACAGAGCCGGCCAGATCAAGGGGCCACCTTTTTTGTCATTCTACCCCTTGCAAGAGAAAAGGAACATCTATGA
- a CDS encoding ring-cleaving dioxygenase has product MQLGGIHHVTAVTGNASRNVAFYTQVLGMRLTKKTVNQDDVSAYHLFYGDELGRPGTDLTFFEWPDIGFQRPGAGTISTLSLGVTGRDALEWWVRRFENFQVSHDGIQTRGDGDQLVLPFRDPEGQRLELVDDGGKLVSTPWRKSPVPAEMAIRGFYAVRLTLRSLESSERFLTGVLGFRRAGSYSTPQQTPVTIFEVGPGGAGAEVHVEVDPQAPFHRFVGIGGVHHVAFRTPNYEEHRQWRERIARVHPGVTPVIDRFYFRSIYFREPGGVLFEIATDEPGFTIDEDVDTLGERLSLPPFLEPKRQLIEAHLKPITPVDLTPLSR; this is encoded by the coding sequence ATGCAATTAGGTGGCATTCACCACGTGACGGCGGTAACCGGCAACGCTTCCCGCAACGTCGCGTTCTATACACAGGTGCTTGGCATGCGCCTGACCAAGAAGACCGTCAATCAGGACGATGTCTCTGCCTATCACCTCTTCTACGGCGACGAACTTGGTCGTCCTGGCACCGACCTTACTTTCTTTGAATGGCCCGATATCGGATTTCAACGCCCCGGCGCGGGAACAATCTCAACTCTATCTCTTGGCGTTACCGGTCGCGACGCGCTCGAATGGTGGGTCAGACGTTTTGAGAATTTCCAGGTTTCTCATGATGGTATTCAGACGCGCGGGGACGGTGATCAGCTGGTGCTGCCATTTCGCGACCCCGAAGGGCAGCGTCTCGAACTGGTCGACGATGGCGGAAAGCTGGTAAGCACGCCCTGGCGTAAGAGTCCCGTTCCTGCCGAGATGGCGATTCGTGGCTTCTATGCCGTGCGGCTCACGTTGCGTTCGCTCGAATCCTCGGAGCGTTTTCTGACCGGAGTGCTTGGTTTCCGGCGCGCCGGCTCGTATTCCACCCCCCAGCAAACGCCTGTCACTATCTTCGAGGTCGGCCCCGGAGGAGCGGGCGCCGAGGTGCATGTGGAGGTCGATCCCCAGGCTCCTTTCCATCGCTTCGTCGGGATTGGAGGCGTTCACCACGTCGCATTCCGCACCCCAAATTATGAAGAGCATCGCCAGTGGAGGGAGCGCATCGCCAGAGTTCATCCAGGCGTGACTCCTGTCATCGATCGTTTCTACTTCCGCTCCATCTACTTCCGCGAGCCGGGAGGGGTACTCTTCGAAATTGCCACCGATGAGCCAGGTTTTACCATTGATGAAGATGTCGATACGCTCGGAGAAAGGCTCTCGCTGCCGCCTTTCCTGGAGCCGAAACGCCAGCTTATCGAGGCCCATTTGAAGCCGATCACACCTGTTGATCTGACGCCTCTCAGCCGGTAA
- a CDS encoding tetratricopeptide repeat protein, translating to MTDDRISSVNTRLRKARAEQGWTQKDLARELGTTDVNVSRWEKNKTSPSAYYQRKLSELFGKTPAELGLVSPPSSDDRIVDIPIAQSPYFTGREKLLETLNKRLSTTRVAALTQAQALYGLGGIGKTQTAAEYAFRYSHEYTHVFWVLAASSDTLIADFVKLANSLKLPEKDSQHQHQIVNAVKRWLATHEGWLMILDNADDLPQARQFLPANHKGFVLYTTRAQASGGIAASIEVQQLNQQDGSLLLLHCAKLLEIEDTLDQAQPQDRAAAERIVKEVEGLPLAIVQAGAYIEETGCSLQDYLSIYAVNRKALLEHRSELLLGYPGTVATTWTLSFEQVKKESAAAADVLCVCTFLAPDVIPEEMLARGASELGPILEATAISPSKLNEALRVLRRYSLLRRNASTHTLSIHRLVQIVHRDSMDQQTQRTWAERAVRAMNRAFPEIDYSTDKNYQYDVQYYLPHIEQCAALIAQYELHFPQSAQLLYQAGAFLYVHGFHAQSQALHQQSLAIRERLFGTNHIAVAESLNALAMLARLQDNYQQAEKYHRQALLIREKMLGPEHPATAESLNNLGVLYRNQGKYEQAESCLRQALRIREKMLGQQNAKTWITFVNLAKLYVDQRKHQQAEQLLLQAQRTAQQALPPEHPFIAQIFSLFASLSQQQGNNTQAENFWKQSIVILEKAFGSEHPTVAEQLNNLAELYALQGRNSEAQSFCQRAIMICDKMLWPEHPDSIAYRKHLHRIVSKREGGAG from the coding sequence ATGACAGATGACAGGATATCCTCCGTGAATACTCGCCTGCGTAAGGCTCGCGCAGAGCAAGGCTGGACGCAGAAGGATCTGGCCAGGGAGTTGGGTACGACAGACGTCAATGTCAGCCGCTGGGAAAAAAACAAAACCTCTCCCAGCGCTTATTATCAGCGGAAACTCAGCGAACTCTTCGGCAAAACACCTGCCGAGCTTGGTTTAGTATCTCCACCATCATCCGATGACAGGATAGTGGATATCCCCATTGCCCAGAGTCCCTATTTCACGGGCCGCGAAAAGCTGCTAGAAACGCTGAACAAACGGCTCTCGACCACGCGTGTGGCCGCGTTGACTCAGGCACAGGCGCTCTATGGGCTCGGCGGCATCGGCAAAACTCAGACAGCGGCTGAATACGCCTTTCGCTATAGCCACGAGTATACTCATGTCTTCTGGGTGCTGGCCGCCAGCAGCGACACCCTCATCGCCGACTTTGTGAAACTGGCCAACTCGCTCAAGCTGCCGGAAAAAGACTCGCAGCATCAACACCAGATCGTAAACGCCGTCAAGCGCTGGCTGGCGACCCACGAAGGCTGGCTGATGATCCTGGACAACGCTGATGACCTGCCGCAGGCACGACAGTTTCTGCCTGCCAACCACAAAGGCTTTGTGCTCTACACCACCCGTGCCCAGGCTTCGGGCGGCATTGCCGCCAGCATCGAAGTGCAGCAATTGAACCAGCAGGATGGCTCCCTGCTGCTGCTGCATTGCGCTAAACTGCTGGAGATAGAGGACACCCTCGATCAAGCGCAGCCGCAGGATCGTGCCGCCGCCGAGCGCATCGTCAAAGAGGTCGAGGGATTGCCGCTGGCCATCGTGCAGGCCGGCGCCTATATCGAAGAAACCGGGTGCAGCCTGCAGGATTACCTGAGCATCTATGCAGTCAACCGCAAAGCATTACTGGAGCATCGCAGCGAGCTCTTGCTCGGCTATCCCGGTACGGTTGCCACCACCTGGACGCTCTCCTTTGAGCAGGTCAAAAAGGAGAGCGCTGCCGCTGCCGATGTATTGTGCGTATGCACGTTCCTGGCCCCGGATGTCATCCCCGAAGAGATGCTGGCGCGAGGCGCATCTGAACTGGGTCCCATCCTCGAAGCTACCGCCATCAGCCCCTCGAAGTTGAACGAAGCCCTGCGCGTGCTGCGCCGCTACTCCCTGCTGCGCCGCAACGCAAGCACCCACACGCTCTCTATTCATCGCCTCGTGCAAATCGTCCACCGCGACAGCATGGATCAGCAGACGCAACGCACCTGGGCCGAGCGCGCCGTGCGAGCGATGAATAGAGCTTTTCCTGAGATCGACTATAGCACCGACAAAAACTATCAGTATGATGTACAGTATTACCTGCCCCATATCGAGCAATGTGCCGCTCTCATCGCACAATACGAACTCCACTTCCCGCAGTCAGCACAACTACTGTACCAGGCCGGAGCTTTTCTGTATGTTCATGGATTCCATGCTCAATCTCAGGCCTTGCATCAGCAAAGCCTCGCCATTCGCGAACGACTCTTCGGAACCAATCATATAGCCGTTGCTGAAAGCCTCAACGCCCTCGCCATGCTTGCACGTCTTCAAGACAACTACCAGCAAGCAGAAAAATACCACCGGCAGGCCCTGCTCATTCGCGAAAAGATGCTTGGGCCAGAGCACCCCGCGACAGCCGAAAGTCTGAATAATCTCGGCGTGCTTTACCGTAATCAGGGAAAGTATGAGCAAGCCGAGTCTTGTCTGCGACAGGCGCTCAGAATCCGTGAAAAGATGCTCGGCCAGCAGAACGCTAAAACCTGGATTACCTTCGTCAACCTGGCAAAGCTGTATGTAGACCAGCGAAAGCATCAACAGGCCGAACAGCTTTTACTGCAAGCGCAACGAACCGCACAACAGGCTCTACCGCCTGAGCATCCTTTCATTGCCCAAATTTTTAGTCTCTTCGCCAGCCTCTCTCAGCAACAGGGAAACAACACGCAGGCTGAAAACTTCTGGAAGCAGTCTATTGTGATCCTTGAAAAAGCGTTTGGCTCAGAGCATCCTACCGTCGCCGAGCAGCTCAACAACCTGGCAGAACTCTATGCTCTACAGGGCCGCAACTCAGAAGCCCAATCCTTTTGCCAGAGGGCCATCATGATTTGCGACAAGATGCTCTGGCCAGAACATCCTGATTCGATTGCCTATCGTAAGCATTTACACAGGATTGTGAGCAAAAGAGAAGGTGGAGCTGGATGA
- a CDS encoding response regulator, with the protein MKKILIVEDEPDIVEIMQVMLEDAGYLIETSNQGNELQQLDAHLLPDLIILDVLIYGKDGRELARYLKSQPQTMHIPILMVSAHPMAKAEAEALGVEDFLDKPFEMEDFLSKVAYHLQENGATGA; encoded by the coding sequence ATGAAGAAAATCCTCATCGTCGAAGATGAGCCAGATATCGTCGAAATCATGCAGGTCATGCTAGAAGATGCTGGCTACCTCATTGAAACAAGCAATCAGGGCAACGAACTGCAACAACTCGACGCCCATCTCCTGCCGGACCTGATTATCCTGGATGTCCTCATCTATGGCAAAGATGGGCGTGAGCTTGCCCGCTATCTCAAAAGCCAGCCGCAGACAATGCATATCCCTATCCTTATGGTCTCCGCCCATCCCATGGCCAAAGCGGAAGCAGAGGCCCTCGGCGTCGAAGACTTCCTGGACAAACCATTCGAAATGGAAGACTTCTTATCAAAAGTCGCCTACCACCTGCAAGAGAATGGCGCCACTGGAGCGTAG